Below is a window of Lujinxingia vulgaris DNA.
CCTCGCCAGGGGCGACTTTTCAAGCCGGCGCGCTGGCGTTGTCCCAGGCTGCGACCATCTTTAGTGGCGCCCGCGCAGCTTCGCATGAAGCCTCCCGCCGCGCTATAACTCCGGCGCCATCCTCGATCTGCCCTCCGCTCACCAGGGATCCTGATGTTTGGTCTCTTCAAACGCTTTCGGCGAAACGCCCTGCTCAAAGAACCTCTCCCGCAGAGCTGGGAGCAGGCCCTGGCCGACGCGCTGCCCTTTCTCAATGAGCTCAACACCCTGGAGCGCGAGGGGCTGGAATCGCACCTGAAGATCCTCATGAAACAAAAACACTGGGTCGGCGCAGGCGGCTTTGAGCTCGATGAGTCCATTCGGCTGACCATCGCCATCCAGGGCGCGCGCATAGCCCGCGCCCTGCCCCTGGACGCCTTTGAGCGCTTAAGCGAGTTCGTGATCTACGGCGAAGACTTTGTGCGCCCCGACGACGCCTTCGGCGGACCGATCCACGGAGAAGCCCACCCCTTTGGCACCGTCGTGCTGAGCTGGCCGGCCTGCCAGGAGGGCCTGGCCTACCCCTGCAGCGGCTACAACCCCATCCTCCACGAGCTGGCCCACGTGCTCGACGTCTCCAGCGGCTACTTCGACGGCACGCCCCTTCTGCACAGCGGGGAAGATTATGAGCCCTGGGCGCGCGTCTTCCAGCATTATTTTGACGCGCTGCGCCAACACCCCGAGCAGGCTTTCCTCGATCTTTATGGCGCCGAAGATGAGGCGGAGTTTTTTGCCGTGGCCACCGAAGCCTTCTTCGAGCTGCCGGATCTTCTCCTCGAAGAAGCCCCCGATCTTTATGAGGAGCTCGGGCGTTTTTATCGCCTCGACCCGCATATCATCCCCTGCAGCTGCGAGTCCCACGATCCTCCCGTCGACGACCCTCACACCGAGCCCGAGGAGGTCGGCCGCCCCCTCTTTGGGCCGGGCGATCCCCTGGATTTTTTCTAAGCGCCAGACTCACTGCGCTCGTTTTTCGGGGCATATCAACGTCGACGCGATCGCCCGAAAAGTCGTGATCAATAAAAGGTGATCGCCGTCTTATGCTCAATGCTCAGACGCGCCGCCTCATAGAGCGCAAGCCACACCAGACGCTCAATCGCATAAGGCGCACCGGTGGGGCGTTGCGCGGCCAACTCCGTGACATAGTCCTCGTCGAGGTTGCCGTCGGCGTCGACCTCGATCTCCAGCGCGTCGGTCAGCAGCAAAAGCTCCTCGCGCAACCGGTACGATGAGCCCAGCGCCCCGCCGCGGATCTTATGCTTCGGATCGAAGTAGATCTCGTGGAAGTCGATCGGCAGATAATACCCCTCGCTGTCGGAGTGGCAGAGCAGGTGCGAGCGCAGCTGGCGGTAGAGCTGGCGCAACACCCGGTCATCGGCCGGATCTTCGCCCGGCTCCACCGGGTAGGGCACCCAGCGCGGATCGCGCATGATATGCGCCCCGAAACGCCGCAGGTAATGCAGCCAGGAGTAAGGAAAGGAGTTCAGCGACGAGCGCGGACGTGGTCGCCCCCCCTCGATCCCCTCAAAGGCCTCGGGCTCCTGATGCGTGGGAAGCCCCTCGGCCTCCAACACCGTGTTGATATATGCCAGATCTTCGCGCATCGCCTGCGCCGCCGCCGGATTGTCTTGCTCAAAGAGCACCAGCGCTCCCACACCAATTGCCAGCCCCATTGCGACCTCCATATCACCACAGACACACCGGTTTGCCCGACCCCTCGTCGAAGGCACGCGCTGCGGCTCCCACTGGAAAATATGCGCACCTCCTAGCCCAACCCCTCTAAGATCGCAACCTAACTTAACAACGATCTCGGACTGGCTGACGGCTCCTGATCAGGAAGCCCACCAGCACCGCCGCGCATTCCTTCACGCAAAACGCCCCGGCCTGCGGGCGCCCCCCGCTGCGTACCTTGTTTCAAGCCAACCGGTGCCTAAGCTACCGGCTCCAACGTTGATTGCGCCCGACCGCACTCGCCGGCCGAAGCCGGGCCTTGCATTGGGCGCGCGAGTGTTAGAGAAACACCCACAGACGCGCCGGCCAGGCGCCTTTAAAACGACGACCTCTTGACCCCGAATGGAGATGCTATGACGACGAAGATCGCGATTAATGGTTTTGGACGCATTGGACGTTGTGTGGGGCGAATTGCGCTGGCCGACCCGGATGTGGAACTGGTCGCCGTCAACGACCTGACCAGCCCCGAACAGCTGGCCATCCTCTTCAAATACGACTCGGTGCACGGCACCTACCCGGGCAAAGTCGAAGCGGTCGAAGGCGGCATCCGCATCGACGGCAAGCTGCTCAAGGTCACCTCGCTGCGCGACCCGGCCGAGCTCCCCTGGGGCGAGCTGGGCGTCGATATGGTCATTGAGAGCACCGGCGTCTTCCGCAAGCGCGAGCAGGCCGCCAAGCACCTGGACGCCGGCGCCAAGCGCGTGCTGATCTCGGCCCCGGGCAAAGGCGTCGACCTCTCGCTCTGCATGGGCGTGAACAACGACGACTTCAACGACGACATGAAGATCGTCGACGTCGCCAGCTGCACCACCAACTGCCTTGCGCCGGTGGCCAAGGTCCTCGACGAAGTCTTCGGCATTGAGCTGGGCCTGATGACCACGGTGCACTCCTACACCAACGACCAGGTGATCCTGGACACCCCCCACCCCTCCGACTTCCGTCGCGCGCGGGCGGCGGCCGTCAACATGATCCCCACCACCACCGGTGCGGCCATCGCCGTGACCAAGGTCCTCCCCCAGCTCAAGGGCAAGCTCGACGGCATGGCCATCCGCGTGCCCACGCCCAACGTCTCCTGCATCGACCTGACCGTGCGTCTCGGCAAAAAAGCCGACGTCGACTCGGTCAACAAGGCGCTGCGCGAAGCGGCCGAAGGCCCGCTCAAGGGCATCCTGGGCTTCTCCGACGAGCCGCTGGTCTCCTCGGACTACATCGGCAACCCCAACTCCTCGATCGTCGACGGCCTCTCCACGATGGCGCTCGGCGATGACTTCATCAAAGTCATCTCCTGGTACGACAACGAGTGGGGCTTCTCCAACCGCATGGTCGATGTGGCGAAATTTATTGCCAAAAAGACCGCGTAAACCTCTGATTTAAAACGCAAAACACCCACCCTTTAGCACCGACTTTTTTAGCGATGCTCCGGGGTGGGTCGGGTGCGGGGGACGCTTCCGGCGCGGGAGCGTCTCCCGCACTCACTCAAATGACCGCTGATCTGAACGACTGAACCTGTGGGGCGCTTGCGCCCGACGCTGCGGAGCCCAAAAGCCTGATGGACACCACCGGCATCAAATTCGTCGACGAGCTCGACCTCAACGAAAAACGCGTGCTCATCCGCGTTGATTTTAACACCCCGCTCAAAGACGGGGAGGTCGCCGATGACACGCGCATTCGCGCTGCGCTGCCCACGATCGTGCATTGCCTGGAGGCCGGCGCGAAGGTGATCTTATGCAGCCACCTGGGCCGCCCCAAAGGCAAGGTCAACCCGAAGTACACCATGGAGCCGGTGGCCGCGCGCCTGGCCCAGCTCCTCGACACCGACACGCTCCTCTACGATGTGGAGGTGGTCTTCCCCGAGGCGGTGGTCGGCCCGGATGTTGCCGAACTGATCGCCGACTTGAAGCCTCGCCATCAGGTGATGCTGCTCGAAAACCTGCGTTTTGAGCCCGGCGAGGAGTCCGGCGACGACGCCTTCGCCAGGGAGCTGGCGGAGCTGGCGGACTTTTATGTCAACGACGCCTTCGGCGCCGCGCACCGCGCGCACGCCTCGGTGTATACGATCAACAAATTCTTCGATCGCAACCATAAGGCCGCCGGCCTCCTGATGCGCGCGGAGTTGCAGGGGCTGGGCCGACTTCTCCAGCGTCCCGAAAAGCCCTTTGTGGCGGTGGTCGGCGGCGCCAAGGTCAGCGACAAGCTCGGCGTCTTGATGAGCCTGCTCGACAAGGTCGACGAGATCCTCATCGGCGGGGCGATGGCCTACACCTTCCTGGCCGCCCAGGGCGTGGGCGTGGGTGAATCGTTGGTCGAGCGCGACTTCATCGACCAGGCCACCTCGATCCTCAACCGCGCCAAAGCCCAGGGCGTGAAGCTGCGCCTTCCGGTCGACCACCGCGTCGCCCCGAGCTTTGAGGCCACCGAGGCCACCATCACCGACGATAACATCGTGCCCGGCGGCACCATGGGCCTGGACATCGGCCCGCGCACCGCCGAGGAGTATGGCCGCGCCATCGCCCGCGCCTCCACCATCTTCTGGAACGGCCCGATGGGTGTGTTTGAAAAACCCGCCTTCGCCGAAGGCACCTTCTCCGTGGCCCGCGCGATGGCCGACGCGGAAGGTTACACCGTGGTCGGCGGTGGCGATTCGCTGGCGGCGATCGAGAAGGCGGGGCTGGCCGAGTCCATCGACCATGTCTCCACCGGCGGCGGCGCCAGCCTGGAGCTTCTGGAAGGCAAGTCTCTGCCGGGCATCGACGCGCTGCGGGCGAACTACCCCATCGATTGATTCAAAGGCGTCGATGATGCTGACACCTCTCGTGCCCTCGACGCCTTCGTTCCAACCGACATAAGCCGTCGCAACATCAAGGTGTCGCAAAAGGTTGCCCGCGTGACGAACTCCCGTCACGCGGGCAATTCCTCAATCAAATCAAGCATTTGCACGCAGCATCCCGATCAAAAACTCGACCGAACTTCGATCGGGACCATCTTTTTTCAAAACCCACCATGGCCGGGGTGGAAGTGTGCTCTTGAACGGGGCGATCGCCTCATGCAAGAGTGTGGAGGTCACCCTGCCGCAACGCTTGCGCCCTGTCCTCCTTTGCCGGAAGGCCCGTTGGCCCGAGCACCTCGCACGTACGTAACGCACCCACGGGGTAACTCGAAACGCCGGCGCAAACGCTGACCTCAACCCCCCCGGAGCGCCCCTCAAAAGCGCGCCCCGGCCACCCACCCGGAGCTCCCGATGCGCACGCCCATCGTCGCTGGAAACTGGAAGATGAACCTCTCGCAGGCCGACGCCCTCACCCTGGGCCGCGCCATCGCCGAGGGAGCTCCTACCCGGGGGGTCACCGCCATCGTCGCCCCGGTCGCCCTGCACATCTCCGCGCTGGGTGAGGCTCTGGCCTCCTCCCCGGTGCTCCTCGCCAGCCAGAACGCTCACTGGGCCGAGTCCGGCGCCTACACCGGCGAGTTGGCCGCCCCGATGCTGCGCGAGCTCGGCGTGCGGTATGCGATTCTGGGGCATAGCGAGCGCCGGCAGTACTTCGGCGAAGACGATGAGGGCGTCAACCGCAAGACCCGCTCGCTGCTCGCCCAGAGCCTCCACCCCATCGTCTGTTTCGGCGAGTCCCTCGACGAGCGCGAAGCCGGCCGCACCCGCGACAAGGTCGAGTTCCAGGTCCGCGCCGCACTCGCCGGACTCAGCGCCGATGAGGCGCGCCGCGTCATCCTGGCCTACGAGCCCATCTGGGCCATCGGCACCGGCAAGACCGCCTCCCCGGAGCAGGCCCAGGAAGTGCACGCCTTCTTGCGCGAAGTCCTCGAAGATCGTTTCGATCGCGAGACCGCCCAGGCCATGCCCATCCTCTACGGCGGCAGCGTCAAACCCTCCAACTTCGCCGAGCTCCTCTCCCAGCCCGACATCGACGGCGGCCTGGTCGGCGGCGCGAGCCTCAAAGCTGAGAGTTTTCTCGAGCTCTGCCAGATCGCCGTCCAGAAGAGCACCGCCGGCTGAGCCCGCGCATTGCTGCCAGAAGGGCTTAATTGCGCGTCGTTTCGCGCATTTTAAGCCTCCTGCGATCGAAATAATCGCCCCTTCGCGAGTCGTTTTGATCTGGCATCCCGGACCGAGCCGCCCTCCGCCCGGGAGCGGCGCGCCTCGCTCGTTTCCGGCGTGCCCTTTTACCGATGGCAAACCCATGCGCTTTCACGCCTTTCGCGACTTCGAAGACGGCACCATCATCGACGGGCTGGGCTTCGACATCGTCGTTCATCGCCGCTCGGTCGGGTCGATCAACCTGCCCACGGGCCAGCTCATCGCCTGCGACCCGCTGCACGCGCTCGACACCGAGCCCTTCGCGCTCAGCCTGGATCCAGGCCAGTACCCGGTGCATCTGCTGGTCGCGGAGCTTCGCGATGAGCGCCGCAACGCCTACGCCGTGGTGCGCGTCGGCGAGGGCCCGGTGCGCCGCTGGGAACCGGCCGAGATGAGCCTGCCGGCGGCCAACTCCGACCAGCCCGACGCCCCGCGCCCCTCCCTGCTCGACATCATCGATGAAGATCCGGGCTACCCCGTCGACTCCTCGCTCGGCTGCTTTATGGACGCCACCACCGCCGGCGCGCTCATCGACTACCACCAGATCGTGATGCCCGAAGACAACGACTTTGAGCGCTTGCTGCTCGCGCGTCTTCGCAAACGCCGCCGCGCCGGCGCAGGCTACGGCACCCTGGATCTGCGCCGCGACTTGAAGCTCCCGATGCCCGAGGGCCTCAACCTCATCGCCTTCGACACCGGCTTTGGTCCCGGCCACTACCCCACCTACGTGGGCCTGGGCGATGAGGGGCAAGTCGTCAGCGTCGTGACCGATTTTCAGGTGCTCGACCTGCGCTTTCCCTCCTTTCCCCTGCCCGCGGCGACCTCCTTCGACGAGTTCGAGTAACCCCCCGATCCCGCCTTAAGGCGTCTTAGAACCACCCCGGAGAGCGCAATTTGGGTGCTTGCCCCGCTTGCCCCCCTCGGCAAGCCCGCATAGGATGGCACCCATGAACGGCATCGCGCTGAAAGCTCTGCTGTCGCGGGCGCAATCAAGGGGTTGAATTTGGGACACCAGGATAAGGTGATCGACCAGCTGGTCGACGAAGGCAAGGTTGAGCCCGAGCTCCGAGACACCCTGCGTGCGACATTCGGAGCTCATGCTTCGAGCGCCCTCTTAACGCGCGCCAACCTCAAGGAAGATGAGCTCCTCGAAGCGCTTTCGCTGACCTTCGACCTGCCGCCGGCCGGCTACACCGAGGGGCTTTTTGTCGAGCGCGACCTTCTGAGCGCGCTCGGCCCCGAGGCCATCCGCCAGTACGAGGTTTTGCCGGTGCGCCGCCGCACTGGCGAGCGCGTCGACGTGCTCGTGATCGAGCCCCTCAACGCCATGGCTCGCCAGATCCTCGAAGAGACCCTGGGGCTTCCGCTTCGTCAGTACATCTGGCCGCGCCTGCGTTTTCTGCAGGCCCGCCATGTCTTCCTGGGCGACGAGCTTCCCGAGTTCGCCACCTCCTACCTGCGCGAACACCCCGTCACCATGGGCTACGCCACCGCCGGCGAGCGCCCCGAGCTCTACGAACTTCTCAAAAGCTCCACCGGCCTGCAGGTCAACACCTGGGAAGACGCCGACCGCCGGGCCTTTTTTGAGAACTGCTTCGACCGCGACACCCTGCTCAAAGCCCTCCTGGGGCTGGCCGCCGGCCGCCTCACTCGCCGGCTGATCGTGGTGCTGAGCAAGGCCGGGGTGCAGCCCTATTTTCAAGAAGACTGGCCGGCGCTCGACGAACATTTTGAGCGCGTCGACGCCCTGCGCGAGCGCAAGGCGGCCACCACGCTCGATAGCGCCCGCCAGGATCGCGAGGCGCTGCTCACCGGCAGCGCCGCCGAGCTCGGGCTCACCCCGCTTTTTGAAGCGCTGCAGGTCGAAGCCCCCCCGCTGCTGGCGATGATCCCGGTGCGCATCGGCGGCCGCGCGGCCATGGCGCTCCTCGGCGCTCCGACCGACCCCCGAGCCGCCGTCCGCCTCGATGAGGTCTCAGAGACCTTCGCCCTCGATGAGCTCGTCGACGCCGCCGCCCTTGTCGGCCGCCAGCTCGAAGAGCTCATCCGCCGCGCCAAAGCCGGCACGCTTCCGCCACCGGCCGAGCGCATCCCGCAGCTCCCCGCCCCCCGCATTCAGCTCGGCCTGGGCTTCGAAGACTCCCTCATCGAGATGACCATCGCCAGCCGTCAGCGCGGCCGCCACCGCTGGGAGATCATCGACATCAGCCATGCCTCCGAGGAGCCCTCCGAGCCCTCGGAGTTCCCCGAGATCCGCAGCCACGTCCCCGAACCCGAGGTCATCGGCGCCATCTCCGAGGCCTTTGGCATCAGCGAAGATTCTGATCCTTTAGACACCTCCGAGCCCTCTGAGCCCCTCGCCAGCGCCGAACCTTCAGCGGTCTCGGAGCCCTCGGACGTAGCCGCACCTTCGGAAAGCGCCGAACCCTCGGACGTCGCCGATGTATCTGAAACAGCCGAAGCGAGCGACCCCACCGCCGTCTCCGAAGTCTCTGAAGTTTCCGAAGTATCCGAAGTCTCGGAACCGTCCGAGATCTCTGAAGCATCTGAAGCATCCGAAGTTTCCGAAGCATCTGAAGTCTCCGAAGCGTCCGATGTCTTTGAAATCTCCGACCCCTCGGACAGCTCGGAGCCTGTGGAGGCGCCGGCCGCGGCGATCCTCGACGGCGAAGGCGCCATCTCCGAGTCCTATGAAGCGCCGCTGACCGACGAGCTGGTGGAGCTGCCCCCCTTCCCCGACCCCTCCGAAGCCAGCATCGCGCCAAAAGATCCGCTTGAGATCACCGCCGACTTCTCGCCGGCGGCCTTCTCTGGCGAGCTGAGCTCTTCGGCCAGTGAGGCCCCGCGCCCCTTTGAGGCGGCGTCTTCGGTCGCCGAGGACGACGAGGGCGGAATGGGGGCCTCGCATACCGAGATCTACTCGCCATCGTCGGTCGCCCACGAGAGCGCCGACGACACCCCGGCCCCCTACGCCGAGGTGGGCGCGACCTCCTTTGGTATGCCCGCCCTCTCCGCCGACGAGCTCTCCTCCCAGGCCAGCGACCCCGCCCACAGCGCCGCCGACGCCACCAACGTCTCGGAGGCCATGGTCGCCGACGCCGAACAACGCCAGGCCGACGCGAGCGACGAACACCCCGACGACGAGGTCGATAAGGGCTGGAGCGACATCCTCAACGAGGTCTCCGAGAGCGCCATCCCTGCGATGCGCGCCAGCGATGCCGACGATGCGGACGACGCCGGCGCCCCCCCGGCCGCCGTGCTGGAGCCGGTCGACGAAGCCCCCGAAGAGGCCTCGAATATCGCCGCGGCCCCCGCGCCCCTCGAAGCGGCCGAGCCCGACGCCCAACCCGAGCCCGCCGAAGTCGCGCCCGCTGAAGATGTTCCCGTCGAAGCGCAGCCCGCCGAAACTGGCGAGGAGCGCGACGAGATCCCGCCCGCGCCGCCCGCCCCCACCGCCGAGTTGCACCCCATCAAAGGCGCTCCGGCCGACGATTCGGCCCCCGCCGACGCCGGCAAAAACTCCAACCCGGCCGCCGACGCCGGACGCGGCATCCGCGGCGCGACCCGCGGGCTGAACATCCCCGCCGACGCCTCCGGCGTCCCGCGCGCCCAGATCTTCCGCCGTCCTCGCCGACGCGACCGCGACGCCAGCCCCGGCCAGCCCACCCCCAACGAAGAGCCCGAAGTCACCGAGCTCGGCGCCTCCGCCACCGGCCACACCTTTATGGGCGTCGGCGAGGTGCGTTATGTGCAGGTGGGCCCCAACGCGATCAGCGAGATCAGCGAACCGATGCGCGAGGAGCGCTCCGAGCCCCGCGCCGATCGCTGGCTCGACGAGCTCGAGCAGGGCGCCCGCTCCGAGAGCAGCGCCCAGATCGGCGGCTCCTCCTCCCGCGCCACCATGCAGATCAACCCGGCCGGCCGCACCCGCAGCTTTGGCGAGTTGTTGGAGCATATGGAGAGCGACGCCCTGGCCAACCCCCGCACCGTGCCGGTCGAGGCGCTCGAAGAGATCCTGGACTCCGGCCCGGTCGCCGTCGACCTGAGCGAGAGCCTGGAGATGCTCGACGCCCGCGACCACGACCTGGCCTTTGCCGCCGCCGAGCACGTCGCCACCGCCGGCGACTCCGTGATCGCCAGCCTCGAAGAGCTCTTCCCCGGCCGCATTTTTGTCGACCGCTACCAGTACACCGCCCAGACGCTGCCGCCGGTGCGCGAGCACGGCCCGGTGCTCGACGCCCTGGTGCGCCTGGGCCGCCCCTCGCTCAAGGTCGTGCGCCGCTTCATCGACAACCCCAGCCTGGAGCTGCGCTTCTACGCCACCTTCCTGCTCACCGAGCTCCCGGCCGACGGCCTCCTCCACGAGCTCCTGGGCCGCCTCTTTGACCGCGACCAGCAGACCCGCCAGCTCGCCCGCACCATCCTGATGGGCTACCGCAATCACGGCGACTTCGAGGCCCTGGTCATCCTGCCCCTGCGCCACGAGCTCGCCCAGAAGAGCGAAGAATTCCGCGTGGAGCAGGCCGCCGAGAACATCCGCCTGATGCGCGATCTCAAGGCCATCCCCCAGCTCGTCGACGCCCTGGGTGAGCACGGCGGCCGCGTGCAGCTGACCATCCACCGCGCCCTGCGCGAGATCACCCTGCAACCCCTGGGGCCCTCCCCCTCGGAGTGGCGCCGCTGGTGGTTCGACGCCCACGAGACCCCCCGCTGGCGCTGGCTGGTCGACGCCATGAACAGCCCCGACGACGAGCTGCGCCTGCTCGCCTTCGACGAGATCGAACAGCTCCCCGGCCTCGACCTCAACTACCACCCCGACCAGCCCCCCAAGCTGCGCATCCGCGCGCAGAGCGAGCTCGCCGAGTGGTTTGTCCGCAGCGGCCACGGCTGATCTTTTCGATCAGGGCGCCCTTCTCCAACCCCGAGCATGACGTGACGAACCCCCTCTGAACGCCTTAAGAGGGGGTTCGTCACTTCACAGAATACCCCCTTATGGGTAATTCGAGCCCTTCGTCGACGTGACGAAAGGGCGCTTACGCCCTTAAGGACCCCTTCGTCGACGCGACGAATACCCCCTTATGGGTAATTTGAGCGCGACGTCGACGTGACGAAGGGTGGGTTAAGGGCTTCGGGGGGTGTTCGTCGCGTCGAAGAGGGTCGGGCGAACCCACGCCTCCCTGCTCCGCGATCGAAACAACCTGATGTCATCATCAAAAAACCCCGCGCAGCCTCTCGCCGCGCGGGGTTTTCAACGTTTCGCGATTCCATCACCGAGCCCGATCAGCTCGCCGGCACCTCATCGCGCTCCGCGACGTGGGCGTCTTCCACGTCGCCGGGCCCGGGAGGGGTGGGCTCGGCCGGGTCGATGGTGATGGTGACGCCGGCCGAGGCGCGCTGGGGGCGGTAGATGGTGTAGAGGGGCGCGAGCAGCTGGTTGAGATCGTCTTCCAGGCCGACCAGTCGCAGGGAGGCCTCCAGGAGATGGCGCGCCGAGCCGTAGGCTCGGCGGACCTCGGCGCGGGCGGCCTGCAGCTCGCTCATGGTGGTGGTGGCCTCGGCCTTCTCGGCGTCGGCGATCTGGCGGCAGGTCAAGAGCACGCTCAGCGTCTGGCGCGCCGCGTCGACGCGCGGGTCGTGCACGAACTCGCGGGTGCAGAACTCCACCACCCGGCGCAGACGCGCGGCGGCCGCGTCGAGCCCCAGTCCCACAAAACGTCCCGGGGTCACCCCGCCAAACGCGCTCTCCATGGCCTCGGTGAACTCCTCGAGCCGTGGCGAGGCGCTGCTCTTGAGGCTGTAGTAGCGGGCCTGGCACATGTCATAGAGGCTCATGTAGCTGGCCTCGGCGGCCGCCTCGGCGCGGTCGAGCTCGGCGGCGGCGCGCTGGGCCTGGCCGCCCTCCTCCAGGGCCTCCTCCACATGCTCGGTGAAGCTCAAGTGGGCCTCTTCCAGCAGATCCAGGCAGAGCTCTTTGCTGGTCTGGGCCACCGGGTGGTTGAAGTTAAGCGGGGCGATGGCGTCGCGCGCGCGCAGCAATCTGGCGAGCATGACCTGATCGAATTTGGTCTCCTGCATGGTGCAGCTCCGTGTTCGGGTCGGGGCGTCGCCGCATAAGCAGCTTAAGCAGCTTAAGCAGCAAAAGCTGCATGCGCTGCATACAACGACGCGCCGAAAATCGACGTGGAGTCCCCCCTACGGCCTTGGATGGCGGGGACGAACGGGGTGGTGCTTTTTACGAATGCGGGGACTTTAAAGCGTTGGCGCTTTCGGTTCAAGCCGTGCGGGTGCTATCGCTGAGAGTGCACCTCCGCGCGGAATAGAATCGGCCGCCGCCGGGTAATTGTGCGGACTCCTGTCAACCAGCCGGACACCACCGATGAAAAAACTCCGCCTCAGCAACGCCGCGCTCCTCGCGCTGATCATCATCACGAGCGTGGGCTGCGATCAGGCCACCAAGATCGTCGCCCGCGAACAGCTGGAAGGCGCCGGACGCCTCTCCTATCTCGGCGATACCTTTCGCCTGGTGCTCATCGAGAACCACGGCGCCTTTTTAGGCATGGGCTCCGAGATGCCCGCCGCCCTGCGCACCGCGATCTTTGTGGGCGTGGTCAGCATCGCGCTCATCGCCTTTCTGGTGTGGATCATGCGCACCCCCTCCCTCTCGAAATTCTCGGTGGTGGCCGCCGGCCTGGTCATCGGCGGGGGTATCGGCAACGTGATCGACCGCGTGCTCTTCGACGGCGGCGTCACCGATTTTCTCAACCTGGGCATCGGCACGCTGCGCACCGGGATTTTCAACGTGGCCGACGTCTGGATCATGGTCGGCGCGGCGATGATGCTCATCTCCCGGGACACCTGGGCGCCCGATGACGCCAGATCCCCCGATGAAGACGGCTCGCCAGCGGCGGAGGACAGTGGCGAGGACCCGCGCACCGAGCTGCAAACCTAGCCGGTGCCTGATGCTCATCGCTTTCTTCTAAATGAAAAAACGCCCCGGAATCCCGGGGCGTTTTTTTTTCAACGGTTGATGCCAGCAGTGTGCGTAGGAGTGGCCCGGGGAGAACACTTCCTCCCGGCGTTCGTTTGCCAGAATGAGAGTACCCGGCGCGCATC
It encodes the following:
- a CDS encoding phosphoglycerate kinase, producing the protein MDTTGIKFVDELDLNEKRVLIRVDFNTPLKDGEVADDTRIRAALPTIVHCLEAGAKVILCSHLGRPKGKVNPKYTMEPVAARLAQLLDTDTLLYDVEVVFPEAVVGPDVAELIADLKPRHQVMLLENLRFEPGEESGDDAFARELAELADFYVNDAFGAAHRAHASVYTINKFFDRNHKAAGLLMRAELQGLGRLLQRPEKPFVAVVGGAKVSDKLGVLMSLLDKVDEILIGGAMAYTFLAAQGVGVGESLVERDFIDQATSILNRAKAQGVKLRLPVDHRVAPSFEATEATITDDNIVPGGTMGLDIGPRTAEEYGRAIARASTIFWNGPMGVFEKPAFAEGTFSVARAMADAEGYTVVGGGDSLAAIEKAGLAESIDHVSTGGGASLELLEGKSLPGIDALRANYPID
- the tpiA gene encoding triose-phosphate isomerase; this translates as MRTPIVAGNWKMNLSQADALTLGRAIAEGAPTRGVTAIVAPVALHISALGEALASSPVLLASQNAHWAESGAYTGELAAPMLRELGVRYAILGHSERRQYFGEDDEGVNRKTRSLLAQSLHPIVCFGESLDEREAGRTRDKVEFQVRAALAGLSADEARRVILAYEPIWAIGTGKTASPEQAQEVHAFLREVLEDRFDRETAQAMPILYGGSVKPSNFAELLSQPDIDGGLVGGASLKAESFLELCQIAVQKSTAG
- a CDS encoding zinc-dependent peptidase; amino-acid sequence: MFGLFKRFRRNALLKEPLPQSWEQALADALPFLNELNTLEREGLESHLKILMKQKHWVGAGGFELDESIRLTIAIQGARIARALPLDAFERLSEFVIYGEDFVRPDDAFGGPIHGEAHPFGTVVLSWPACQEGLAYPCSGYNPILHELAHVLDVSSGYFDGTPLLHSGEDYEPWARVFQHYFDALRQHPEQAFLDLYGAEDEAEFFAVATEAFFELPDLLLEEAPDLYEELGRFYRLDPHIIPCSCESHDPPVDDPHTEPEEVGRPLFGPGDPLDFF
- a CDS encoding DUF4241 domain-containing protein, translating into MRFHAFRDFEDGTIIDGLGFDIVVHRRSVGSINLPTGQLIACDPLHALDTEPFALSLDPGQYPVHLLVAELRDERRNAYAVVRVGEGPVRRWEPAEMSLPAANSDQPDAPRPSLLDIIDEDPGYPVDSSLGCFMDATTAGALIDYHQIVMPEDNDFERLLLARLRKRRRAGAGYGTLDLRRDLKLPMPEGLNLIAFDTGFGPGHYPTYVGLGDEGQVVSVVTDFQVLDLRFPSFPLPAATSFDEFE
- the gap gene encoding type I glyceraldehyde-3-phosphate dehydrogenase, with amino-acid sequence MTTKIAINGFGRIGRCVGRIALADPDVELVAVNDLTSPEQLAILFKYDSVHGTYPGKVEAVEGGIRIDGKLLKVTSLRDPAELPWGELGVDMVIESTGVFRKREQAAKHLDAGAKRVLISAPGKGVDLSLCMGVNNDDFNDDMKIVDVASCTTNCLAPVAKVLDEVFGIELGLMTTVHSYTNDQVILDTPHPSDFRRARAAAVNMIPTTTGAAIAVTKVLPQLKGKLDGMAIRVPTPNVSCIDLTVRLGKKADVDSVNKALREAAEGPLKGILGFSDEPLVSSDYIGNPNSSIVDGLSTMALGDDFIKVISWYDNEWGFSNRMVDVAKFIAKKTA
- the lspA gene encoding signal peptidase II: MKKLRLSNAALLALIIITSVGCDQATKIVAREQLEGAGRLSYLGDTFRLVLIENHGAFLGMGSEMPAALRTAIFVGVVSIALIAFLVWIMRTPSLSKFSVVAAGLVIGGGIGNVIDRVLFDGGVTDFLNLGIGTLRTGIFNVADVWIMVGAAMMLISRDTWAPDDARSPDEDGSPAAEDSGEDPRTELQT